One genomic window of Pelagicoccus enzymogenes includes the following:
- a CDS encoding methyl-accepting chemotaxis protein, which yields MSSMSLAKKIGFTIAIALTFFVVLAAVSYVAVSKLNSSFGDFSESVEEGNAASDKVNVALSMRSNIAEYLTTTNPEHVEHHLEMYSTLSSDLEKFTREANNDKARKALKDATALMEGYNSAFSKIVDLKGKQSQLLDEVVRPGGREIKDMLKELLAADQAKGDIAGAFATSSALQSMFEAGSAINSVIVKYNEEDIAEAKAKVAELSSKLGVLKDDYQMNVDFDESLKDELKERVLAQSIEVAAGFSKGVDELAATLKSIVEIDAEELRPVGPQFVKKMEVFQDTIAEHQAELKENAESLQATVNFSVALISLVGLSIGAVGGWYVVRGITRSIDEIVGRLQGAAAETLVASEQVSASSEALARDSSEQAASIEETSSSLEEVNAMTEKNAQNAENAKKLASEARVAAESGAESMKDMITAMEDIKESSDNIANIIKTIDEIAFQTNILALNAAVEAARAGESGAGFAVVADEVRSLAHRSAEAASITAQKIENSVQKSERGVEINQRVAENLQTIVSHTQKMDEIVGQISDASAEQNRGVGLIQTSINNMDSVTQRNAAGAEETASSSRVLLEQSNSMQRTIQDLVAVVNGGSSKKSAAKTHSSYSAPVENAFDAAPSRSSGSRQNSAVKDDAFADMWDN from the coding sequence ATGAGCTCAATGTCACTTGCCAAAAAAATTGGCTTCACCATCGCGATAGCTCTTACCTTCTTCGTTGTGCTCGCAGCCGTGTCTTACGTCGCGGTTTCGAAGCTCAACAGCTCTTTCGGAGACTTTTCCGAAAGCGTCGAAGAGGGCAATGCTGCCTCCGACAAAGTTAACGTCGCTCTGTCGATGCGCTCCAACATCGCCGAGTACCTAACGACGACCAATCCTGAACACGTCGAGCATCACCTCGAGATGTACAGCACCTTGTCGTCGGACCTCGAGAAGTTCACCCGAGAAGCGAACAACGACAAGGCCCGCAAGGCGCTCAAAGACGCGACGGCACTGATGGAAGGTTACAACAGCGCGTTCAGCAAAATCGTCGACCTGAAGGGCAAGCAAAGCCAGCTTCTCGACGAGGTCGTGCGCCCAGGTGGCAGGGAGATCAAGGACATGCTCAAAGAGCTGCTGGCCGCTGACCAAGCCAAGGGCGACATCGCGGGTGCCTTCGCGACTTCTTCCGCATTGCAAAGCATGTTCGAAGCTGGGTCCGCAATCAACAGCGTGATCGTGAAGTACAACGAGGAAGACATCGCCGAGGCCAAGGCGAAGGTTGCAGAACTCTCCTCCAAGCTCGGTGTCCTCAAGGACGACTATCAGATGAACGTCGACTTCGACGAAAGCCTGAAGGACGAGCTCAAGGAACGCGTGCTCGCTCAAAGCATCGAAGTGGCCGCCGGCTTCTCCAAGGGTGTCGATGAATTGGCTGCGACCTTGAAGAGCATCGTTGAGATCGATGCTGAAGAGCTTCGCCCAGTCGGTCCTCAGTTCGTCAAGAAGATGGAAGTCTTTCAGGATACGATCGCTGAACATCAGGCTGAATTGAAGGAGAACGCCGAAAGCCTGCAGGCCACTGTTAACTTTTCTGTCGCTCTCATCAGCCTGGTTGGTCTCTCCATCGGCGCAGTAGGCGGATGGTACGTCGTTCGCGGAATTACTCGCAGCATCGACGAGATCGTGGGTCGCCTCCAAGGCGCCGCGGCCGAGACCCTAGTGGCCTCCGAGCAAGTTTCCGCAAGCAGCGAAGCGCTTGCCCGCGACTCCTCTGAACAGGCTGCCTCCATCGAGGAAACCAGTTCCTCTCTCGAGGAGGTCAATGCCATGACCGAAAAGAACGCCCAGAACGCCGAAAACGCGAAGAAGCTTGCCAGCGAAGCCCGTGTTGCTGCGGAGTCTGGCGCCGAGTCCATGAAGGACATGATCACGGCCATGGAGGACATCAAGGAATCTTCCGACAACATTGCCAACATCATCAAGACCATCGACGAAATCGCTTTCCAGACCAACATCCTCGCCCTAAACGCGGCGGTGGAAGCGGCCCGCGCTGGCGAGTCTGGAGCAGGTTTCGCAGTGGTGGCCGACGAAGTTCGCAGTCTGGCTCATCGCTCCGCGGAAGCGGCTTCGATCACAGCCCAGAAGATCGAGAACTCTGTACAGAAGTCCGAGCGTGGCGTTGAGATTAACCAGCGCGTAGCCGAGAATCTACAAACCATCGTGAGCCACACGCAAAAGATGGACGAGATCGTGGGACAAATTTCCGATGCTTCTGCCGAGCAGAACCGTGGCGTCGGCCTCATCCAGACCTCCATCAACAACATGGACAGCGTTACTCAGCGAAACGCAGCCGGAGCGGAAGAGACCGCATCCTCCAGCCGCGTATTGCTCGAGCAGTCGAACAGCATGCAGCGCACGATCCAGGACCTCGTTGCAGTGGTCAATGGTGGTTCCAGCAAGAAGTCCGCAGCCAAGACTCACAGCTCTTATTCAGCTCCCGTCGAAAACGCGTTCGACGCGGCTCCGTCTCGCTCTTCCGGCTCTCGCCAGAACAGCGCGGTGAAGGACGATGCCTTCGCTGACATGTGGGACAACTAA
- a CDS encoding TlpA family protein disulfide reductase yields MITRTIVFLSSLFLLANIAQSKPLDVTQPQVVGLYFNASWCSACKMLDPQLQAASEDLKKSPFLLVKLDVSNRVTQHQAGMLASAIGYGDLYSQTGVKTGFVILLDSETGEEIGRITKDEDAAAIVNKVKALTKA; encoded by the coding sequence ATGATAACCAGAACAATCGTATTCCTTAGCTCGCTCTTTCTGCTCGCCAACATCGCCCAATCGAAGCCGCTTGATGTCACTCAGCCTCAAGTGGTGGGACTGTACTTCAACGCATCCTGGTGCTCCGCCTGCAAGATGTTAGACCCCCAATTGCAAGCGGCATCAGAAGACCTGAAGAAGAGCCCTTTCTTGCTGGTGAAGCTCGATGTATCGAACCGGGTTACCCAACATCAAGCAGGCATGCTGGCCTCCGCAATCGGCTACGGGGACCTCTACTCCCAAACCGGCGTGAAGACCGGATTCGTCATACTGCTCGACAGCGAGACGGGCGAGGAAATCGGGCGCATCACCAAGGACGAGGACGCCGCCGCAATCGTCAACAAGGTAAAGGCCCTCACAAAGGCCTGA
- a CDS encoding TonB family protein has translation MKAQFTRIAAVAVVGICSVAASFAEVYTKSDGTAYDGEVYKVLDGVVYLTVGDERVNASLSEFDASSQAAIGAWAEENPHKVDVYTKWDVQPSIKSSSMPKLPEQFLAEEFKGLVSVDLVLNEAGQVIHASIKKSTHLGLEVPSLEAAKTWIFEPAKVGGKSVRSKLRIPFKFVNTPPPPPVEEVPVS, from the coding sequence ATGAAAGCCCAGTTTACACGCATCGCCGCCGTTGCCGTTGTCGGAATCTGTTCCGTCGCTGCCTCGTTTGCGGAGGTGTACACAAAGTCCGACGGCACTGCCTATGATGGCGAGGTATACAAAGTTCTAGATGGAGTCGTGTACCTGACGGTCGGGGACGAGAGGGTGAACGCGTCGCTCTCCGAGTTCGATGCAAGCTCGCAAGCCGCTATCGGGGCGTGGGCTGAGGAAAATCCGCATAAGGTGGATGTGTACACGAAGTGGGACGTTCAGCCATCAATCAAGTCCAGCTCGATGCCGAAACTGCCCGAGCAGTTTTTGGCCGAAGAATTTAAAGGCCTGGTTTCGGTCGACCTCGTGTTGAACGAAGCAGGCCAAGTCATACACGCATCAATCAAGAAGTCGACTCACCTAGGCCTAGAAGTTCCCTCCTTGGAAGCTGCCAAGACTTGGATCTTCGAACCTGCCAAGGTCGGAGGAAAGTCGGTTCGCTCAAAGCTTCGCATCCCATTCAAGTTTGTAAATACCCCGCCGCCCCCTCCGGTCGAGGAGGTTCCTGTAAGCTAG